The Dermacentor silvarum isolate Dsil-2018 chromosome 3, BIME_Dsil_1.4, whole genome shotgun sequence region AGGTCGAGAGAAACGGCGCTGCGCGAGCAGACGATCAAGGTAGCAGACGATCAAGAAGCAGCGGCGGTGGCTCTTCTTCCGAAGGACCGTTACGAGTCCAGCGCGCTGCGGCGTAACGCAGCGGCGGACTACACGCTTGGAGCAGCGGCAGCAGCTGCGCGTATGACGCGCCGGCCACTGCAGCACAATGAACAAACGGTTGGGGCCGTGACCGGAACGAATTCCATTTTCACAAACACGCCGCGCGTCAAACAAGAACCCAGAAAAGGAAAAGAGAACGGGTAACGCGAAGCGCAGAGAGCCGTCGTCGCGTACTGTACGTCGCGTCACGCAAGGGCTGCCGACTCGCTCGCTGCGGAAACATCCATCGCACGCCAAAGAACGCTGCAGCACGCGACCAAGGCAAgaaaagagaagagaaaaaagCGGCGGACTTTCGCCGCCGGCTTGTGATAACAGTGGTACAGACATTGCAGTGTTTCCGCGCAATGTAGGGGAGTAGTGAAATgtagacgaaaaagaaaaaaaaaaaaaaaaaaaagaaagggaagtcTGCGGGCGCTGCCGATAACGTTACACGGAGGCCGGACTTGCCGAACGGTGCGAGTGACATAACTACATAACGTTGCAgacagtgcgcgcgcgcgcgcgagcaagCGGCGGCGACACTTTCGAGGTCAGCCGTCTTAATTGCCGCGCGAAGGGGGACACGCGAAGTCAGCCGGAGGAAAGCATACAAGAAAATCAACATCCGTCTACTGCAAGAAGGGACGCGACAGAAGTCGGGCGCCGTCAGCGAGCCGTTCTCCGCGAGTTTGGATAACCAAGGAAGGAGAAGCCGAATTGACTCGGGGAGCCTCTGCATAGCGTGACAGGAGCCCGACAAAAAACCAAACAGGCAAATGACAGGAGAAGCGCTTCGATTAAGCCCTACAAGGAGCACGTCTTTCTTTCGGGACGGGCTCAGCAACGATCTCTCGGGGCTATCGGGTCCGTGAACgaagcagaaaaaagaaaacactgtttcGACTGCGAAAACTCGGAAATGTAACGCGTCGAACTGAAGAATGTTGCAAGATTGCTTGTGTCAACGGTCATCAGAAGACAGCCGGGAGATACGGGGCATTTAGGGAAAAACAACAAGCCTGGTGAAAAGACAATGAAAACCCAAACACTGCGAAAGAACACGCTCCGTCCTCTCACCCATTGTAGGCCGTCTTGACACGAATTTCGTTGCCTTCGCCGTCAGTCATCTTGGAGGCCGAATTAATTACTCAGAGCGAAGCAGCAGATTGATGTCCTGTGGTCAACTCGCGGGAGAAGCGCGCAGCGACTGCTCATAGGATCGCGATTTTCGCGAACATAAAAGGCTAACTAGCGTCGCAGACAGCGCGTCCGCGACGTCGATTTCACAGTCTTCAACCGCTCAGGCATTTCAGCACTTGCAGCGCTCGCCAATCTTGCTGCACAAACACCCCAATGAGTCAAAGCAGAAATTCCACCGCCGCCATGCTGGGTTGTGCCAAACGGAAGCGGAAACGTCTTTCGCATAGCATCTTGGGCTATCTCCTGCATATTTACAATGCCTGCCCAGTCTCTCTGAAATGCATGAATGGAACCATTGGTCCACTGTGGCGGCGCCACGTTCCCAGACAGTGAAATTCttgttgcttttttgttgttTGGGCAAAGAAAATTTTTACCACGTGCGACCAAAGCTGCCGTAATTTCATCAACCACCTTTTTGTACGTCAGTTATGAAAGAACGTTGACGTAACCTTAACCACACTTCATAAATTGTGATCTAGTAGGAAAGTAGCGTCCTCTATGTATCCTCTAGTTCTGGCGTTATTGGGCAGGCATTAAAAAAATGCAAAGTCCTCGTACTACTGTTCCTTATTTAGCCATAAGCTAATAAACTCAATTTATTAAAACACTTTACAAAAGCTTTGTTTTGTACTATGACACAAAGTTCCATTTCTTAAATGTTTAATTTTGTGTGGCCCAGCAGATTTTGCCGCAGACTTTCGAAACGTAGCGCCACTGGCGGTGTAGCCTAAAGCGACTGAGACACGTATGTGTAAGCTCCGGCGGTATCGTCTGCTGCAGTCATTCCACACGAGGAATAAATGAATGACACAGGATAGCCAAGGTTCAGAGGTGAGATGAGCAATTTTGGGAGCGTGCCTTCACATCCATGGGATTTGCAAGAGCTTTAAGACAAGCTCTGCGTGGATAgccaagaaagaaaacaccctGCACAAACATGCTGCTGGGTGTGGGACAGGTTGTGTTGTTCATTGATCTAAGTTGAATAGGAGTTATCGCTCGCGGCATTTTAATAGCCCCAGGTATGCAGGACGTTGTAATGTCTACACGACACGCTTCGTAATGTTTAACCGGCGTATGTTAAGTACGCTGCATCGTTGATTGACGAACTCAGATACAAGCGCAGTTGCTCTCGTCCATTTAGTCGCATTTTTATTGCGAGATGGAATTTTTGAGGACGTTTTACAGCCCGCTCTTCATCCAAGCATGCCGGGATGTTTTGTTTCATCCAACAGTTAGCAGCTGCtcgcaatctgccggaaatatgACGTACTGCATGCTGTAGTACACCAATTTTCAGAGAGCGCCATATGAATCGATCCAATCGAGCCGATGATGATCTCTTGTGCATCATAGGTAAGCATGTCTGTGGCTTAACTAGTATCTGGCTTGATTACCATGTTATTGGAAACCTCTTTGTTTTCACTTACTTTTATTCGCTTGAAGTCAAGGACCAGTTTCGTTTGAGAAACTTCCCCACCAAACACTGTTTTTCCACCTACCACAGCGTTACGTTTTCGCAGTAAAGCGCACAATTTTGATATCTACCTAACCAAACCAAAAATATGTCCCGTAATTCGTGCTCTACATGAAGTAAGGAGTGTTCAGATGTTATATGGTCCGTATGTCTGAACGCATGGCAAGTTTCCTTGAGACATCTCGCGCATTAGAGTGTGTACACAGCACAAATAACTCGTGATGATAAAACGATCACCTTTATTTCAGCATCATGTAAGCATATCGCTGGAGAATGGGGTTGTACATATTTTGTTTCATCCAATAGTCCCTCCTCATGCAGTCTTTGATTGttgggacctcctcctgtatatgCCATGTCTGTGTGGAATATTGTAAATAAGATGATTCTGATTTTTGTTCTGACACCCAAACATTTACTGCAAAGTTGACAGCAGCTAGCAAATCAAATGTTCAAAATTCAATGTGCTCATTGATCATCAGTGACCATAGGAATTTTCTGTCTCTGGTGTTCAACAACAGAAGCCCGCCACAACGTGACATGGAGACGCGCAAGCGTCCCACCAGCGAGCATCAAAATTCCACCGGAGACGGCACCCTGGCTACAAGCGGAAACCCGCAGCTGGAGGATGGCTGGGCTAGCGGGGATGGTCACCACAATGACAAAGACCATGTTGGTGGTGTACGAGAAGAGTGGCGTAGCATTGCACTCCTGCTGTTTCTGTACGTGCTCCAAGGCATCCCACTGGGCCTCGGTTCAGCAGTGCCATTGTTGCTTCAGAACAGGCATGTCAGCTACAAGGTGGGCCTTCGGTTCAGCAATTATATGTAGGGGGCACTGTGTTCCCTCCCtccctagagttactgtataggctcctgttggctccctaaagggagcctatacagtaactctatccCCCTGAAAACTTGGTTGCCAGTTTTTAGCATTTATGCAAAGCATTATTCTAGTGGTAGATATCAttgcgcacacgcacacaccacctCTGGAACTTCCCAGTGAAAACACTTCGTGCATAGGACATCTGAATCATGTCCGAATGTCCGTGCACTGTTTTGGAGACAAATAGGACATCTGCCAGATGCCGAGATTTGGATATTCTACCACGGATTTCCCAGGGATATTACATATGGACCTTTTCAGGCTTACAAATGTATTTGTCCTCCAAGAGGCTTTGTCATTGAGACACGGAAAGTGCAGCCAAACAATCGTGCGAAGGGCATCTGCAGGACGTATTCAACGAACCCCTGGGATATCCATGTTCTGGCAGTGCACGTCCACAGGATATCCATTGGACATCATTGCAGTCACTGGGTTGTTGGCCTAGTAGGTGTTTGCTAAAGGACATACAGGaccttgttataacgaagttgcaTTGAACACGAAATTATAATACCTTCGTTATATTCtatattcattgcatgcttataTCGGCAAGAAACATTTTAGGTTTATGTAGTTATATGCATTAATTTTCATATCCatgttcgttatatcaaggtttgactcCATTTACCAGTATACAGATGAACGAGGAAGTGAGAAACACGAATGTCAACATGGGTGGTAATTTTCAACTGGTTATAGCGCAAGAATTGACATGTGCAGAATGCAACAATGAATTGTCTATAACAGTAAATTATTATGTCTTTCTACGCTTGttatgtatgtgtgtgcatgcaaGCGCATGCTGTCGGACGCATGTGCTGTCCACAAATGCTTACCACGGCATCGCTTTTTGTTTACAGAGATGCAACTTGTCATCTATAAACATCATCCTTGTTTGTAAACGATAACACTATAACATCGCTGCTGTGCAGCTGCATCGACTGAAATGGCCACGTATTGTTCTTTGTCATGAAGTCACTTCAGCTATTAGCCTCAATTATCTAAGGCTTATAGgcagctttttttattattattattgcaataAGAAGCTTAAAATGACTGGGAAGACATGGCACACCCTTGCTGGCTGGCGACATATTGGAAGTGGTAGTAGGCGTTTCAATGACTTTGAGACGTGGAGGAGCTATATCTGGCTTTGAGGCGTGAAGATTATTCAGCTTACTTTAGGCTAAAAAGAGACACCACTTCATGTCACGCAGGAACAAGCCCTGTTCAGCTTCGTGACATGGCCCTTCAGCGTGAAGCTCCTATGGGCCCCCATCGTAGACTCTCTGTACTCGAGCCGTTTTGGCCGGCGCAAGTCGTGGCTGGTGCCCACCCAGTACGCCATTGGCCTGTCCTTCTTCTGGCTGTCATCGCACGTGCGATTCCTGCTGGGCGACGAGGAAGGCAGCAGCGAGACGCAGCCCAGCGTCCTCATGCTGACGGTCATTTTCCTGTCGCTAAACTTCCTGGCAGCTACTCAGGACATTGCCGTCGACGGCTGGGCCCTCACAATGCTCTCGAGGTGAGTGAATGGAATCCTTCCGACAGGCAATAGTGCGCCATGGCGGCTTCTGCCCGTCGGCATTCGTTTCACGCAATGCAGTGTTCATGGAAAGCAAGCTCACAGCATTCGCTCTCCCTGCGAGACAAGTAGAGTAAGCCTCAGTGCAGATTTGTTCTGGCTCATTCTGAAAGAGTGCAGGCTGGCAGTGAAATGGCGTAAACTGCATTTAGAATTTCCAGAGTGAATTGATCTATAGTATATTTGCCTGTTATCTTGTGTTACTGTTTTATCCCACATGCGTGTTTTCCTGTAGCACTGTGTTTTGTAGATTGGGGTTCAAAAGGTTCACTTATATGACAAAAACGCTGATGGCATTTATTCAGCGATTGTGAGCGCTATGTTCAGGAAACTTCCCTGTTATACAGTGCTTTAGCTTCCACATTACACACCGCAGTTCTTGTTTTAATTAACCAACCTTGCAAGAAAAGCATGAGATACAACCTGGATATTACTCAGTTCAGATTATTTGTTTTATAAAAAAATGTAATAAATCTAAAGTTTTAGTTGTAGAAGCTGGCAGGCAAAAATTGTGATTGGTTAGCAGATTCCACTGAGATGCAAAGCACATTCAACTCAGCTGTGTCTCTCATCCGTGTTTGCATCTTTCAACATGAGATGCAAGGGACTATGCTAGTAGTTTTGCAGACAACTTTGCCAGAGTCAAATCGAAGTCAGCTGTTATAGTAGCCTTTGCCTGGCTTTCTTGAACAGAGTTTGCGATTGCGACCGCTCAGGGCTGTTCTCTCTATAGGGTGCCTGGAAAACCAGTGCCTATTCCAAATTGCACTTGTTAGGCTGGGTTAGGTTAGTTGCGTGGTGCCGAACTGGAGCACCTATACCTAAAATCATTCAAGAGCCGTCCTCGAGTCATAAGGCACCGGAATAGGTGATATAGATATTTACTCTCTCTTGCACGACTGCTAGGCAGTCAAAGCGGGCTATTGCATGAAAAGCCATCAGAGACAATTTCAGGAGTCTATCACCTACTGCCATTAATGTGCAATAGAGATATTCTCAGTTTCTATCATGATAAACAGTTTGTTTTTCCGTAGCAAGTGTATAATTTTTTGAAGTTTTAAAGAACTAAAATGGGGCACCTGCTCTTTGGGAGCTATATATATAGtacaccagtagcgcacccaggatctctgccaggggtggggttgacagtttgccaataccatctaaacagcactaatttcaatttcttcactgggaaattgtcaaaaaatgtgctttttgcgagtgtgcagatgattgcgcgtcttacatcttagttgcagtactcaaatgcgcaaggaaagaaaaggggctaaacaaaagggggggttaggtcggcctcagggggggggttacaaccccccccccccccccctgtcggtgcgccactgtagtACACTGGGACTCGTGTAACCCTACAAATGCAATACGTCTACTTTACCATTCCAGGAGGCACGTAGGCTATGCCTCCACGTGCAATTCTGTGGGGCAAACGGCTGGATATTTCTTGGGCAACGTGGTCTTCTTGGCTCTCGAGTCTGCTGACTTCTGCAACCGGTACCTGAGGTCTGAACCTCGGAAGGATGGCATTGTCAATCTTGATGGTGAGGAGACTTCTGCCGCTTGGCCAtttattttactgcgacagcTGCTAAAAGCTCGACACTGGGTTTGCTTTCTTtgtctgttctttctttctgttatGCTGACaactgtcgtcgtcgtcatcgtgtcGTCGTCATCGTGTCGTCGTCATCGTGTCATCGTCATCGTGTCATTGTCAGGCCACTTTCTCATCCTTGGCACAGGGTAAAACTTTGCCCATTGTCCCTGCAATTCAAACCCCTGCCTCCATGGTAATGTGCAGTTAAGAGCTGgatgtggcaaatcagttctgtggaagtcCGCCAGGTGGAGGAaagttcatgaaaggaaaaagtGTCATCCACCCATCTGTAGCATGAAGCTTTTAAGCAAACCCATACAGGTTTCTCGCAGAGAAAGCTTCGTGAATGAAGAAAAATTCACCCTGGCTTGGGGATTGAGCCCGGGACCAATGCCTTCTCGGGGTGATTGCTCTATTACCCGAGCTAACCAGTAGGCTAGCAAATCGCAGCACAATGCCAAATTAATGAACATTTCAAAGCACAGGGACACAGATTATGGCAGATCAGTTCAGTGAAAGCCCGCAAGGTGGGGGAAAGTTCATAAAAAGGACAATTGCTAACGATTGCCCTGTCAAACAACTCTGGCACTTGATAATTTGTGTGGGGTTCGGCATGCTACACAGACTCGTACTCCAGTCACACGGGGTATTTTCAAATGCAATCGAACCTTAGCAGGATTAAATTTCTCGGTGGCGATTGGCCCCTTGGAGCAAGCAGCGGAAGGGAGCCAGTCACAATTGAGAAATTCAATCCTGATCCGACTCTATTGTGATTGAGAGTGCCCCCTGTGACCGAGGTATCAAAGAGTGGTGGCATCTGTGCATGTGTTTTGGAGGCCTCAATAGGCAATACTGTAACTGCTACCATAACTGATAGTATATGGATCTGTTATCACCAGTAGTGAAAAAGAAGCAAGCAAGGGATCCATTCATTTAAAAGAAAGCTATCCATAGTAGGCAGTAATTTTTGCCTGCTCCTTGCACTGCTTAACAGAATGGCTACTAAGAATGGCATTCTCGATGCACTAGATTGTGCAGACTTGCTTTAACACACTTCCCTCAATGTCAGCATAGTATACCGGCGCAGCGCATCCACCACAGCAAGTACGTCCCGAACCGTCGGTTGTGTGTAACATATAAGCACGTGCAAGCAACGTAGCAACACATTTGTTAGCAACTCAATCGGTACACTTCCAGTACGCTTGCAGCACTGGCAGCGGATGCCCCGAGTTCAGTACTATATATCCAATGTTGACTCCATTATGGATTAGTTATCTTACGTTCCATTACATTTTACAGTATTGATTCCCTATCGCAGCGGCGACTTGCCCGTGACATACGCTCCTTGCACAAGCTAGTGCAAAGTGCACAAGCTAGGCTGTTGTAGGTCTTTCCTGTTTTATCCGTCCTACACCCTCCTCAAGAGTTCATTAAACTGCTGACAAATTATGTACTACCTCCTTGACATGGGCAATATagatatacagtatagaccacttataatgtaaccgcttatagtgcaggaccggatatagtgcggtcttttcagacttcctttaattttcccatagcactccatgtatacacgtatcgcttatagtgcagttgcgggaaacgaaataccggttacagtgcggctgcctgggagtacggaagtcagcggagacggcgaacgctcccctcaaacgggcaccccaaggagtgctcgaggaagaaagagagacgaagtggagaagggcacatggtgcgaatgaacagccagtgaggctgaaaccagaatcttgagtgcgagtcgtgaaatatcacggcgcgcatagcaagcgagggccatgaaactgctaatgccggccaacgctcgcttcacgataacggcagtaaacaaaacttcagggagtgggcggcatggcacggcgaagggcgcacgtggagaccatggaatgtgagggaggagatCAGCAGGGAAGCTgatttcacctcggcaactccaccgcttcggtggctcccctcgccctccctcgtagctccgtCACTTTCGACTgccaccgtgcgcgcccgccgccgctccagccggcccgccgccagctccccgaagtttcgttttctgccgttatcgggaagcgggcgtttgccagcgtgggcagtttcgttggctggcctgggacagcgccgctgcttccctctgcgccgtagccgcagcgtgcaaggtcaacacgtgactagaaagtagaggaagcataaaggagaaagaagggttcactgccattttctacgcgtggctacggtagcgtagctgagacgtcggcacgtacacgcatcttccggcgcaacgcagaatcggcgaccttgccatttgagagagggtgaaatttctgccgcgtttttcttaattctttttttgttttgttttttgttctcaCGCGAGATTGAGGGGTCTCTCTTTAGCtttatggcggtgccggagcaatgccggatGGAGGCGTtgccgcgtgaattatttcgaattaacgagattccactgtaaattgaatgcaaacggtctagccgcattcctcgactgtcgcatacactGCGCTCGTGCACATGTTTGCatattgttgctttggttataatgcggtaccgcttataatgcggatattcgtgactccggcgacttacgttataagcggtctacactgtatatacaTATCATTTAAACACTTCTCTGAGGATATTATGAACAGCATGGGCTCATCCGTGTGTTCAGATACACGTCTGAGCTCTGTGTTGAGCAATGTACAACGCCTATATTTTTTCTACCATTCTTCTATTCATTCTTTCATTTACTTTTTTTAGTTTATATGAAATGTGTATGTCTTGGTATGTGTAGAAGTGTATATCTATAGTTATAAGTGTTATGCCTCTGCCATTAAAATGCTGTCATTGTCTTTCACTTTGTTTTGCTCCATGCATTGATTATTATGCTATTTTGCCTGTTCTTGCGTGTTTATTATGCTTTTTTCGCTGCTACATACACCATTCAATTTGTACTGTACTGCACTACACTAAAGGCGCCAAGCTGTCTGTGATCGcatattcaataaataaataaatgagtatCCATCAGTAAATTCGATATCGAGAATAATTCACTTGGATCAGGGTTCGTTATGTTCGACTGTATAAACTCGGCGTCACATTGCAGCCCTCTAATTGCACTGTTCGTGCAGGGTTCCTGTATTTCTGGGGCATCGTGTTCATGGTGACAACCACCCTAGTGGCCCTGCTGAAACACGAGCGGGATGCAACTGCCACGGACGAGGACGGCCACCCTGATCTGGACATTGCTCAGACCTACAAGATGGCACTGCGTATCTTTCACCTCCCCAGTGTCCGCACATTCTGCATTTTTCTGTTCACGTGCAAGGTAAATGGCATTTGTCTCTCTTACGCGCAGCGCACATCTTTATTAGTATCTCGCACCAATGTATGAATAGTATGTAGATGAAGTATAATATTCAAACCAGAGGTCTCAGTCTCTATTAGGGCGTTGGGCTGCATACACATGTTTAAGACTGTTGCATTGCTTTCAGCATGGCAAACAGTGCAGACAACAGAACAACAGATGAGGACCAATTCCAATTCCATCACAAGTGAAGTGGAGAAAAACTGAAAAATTGCACAGTGGACTGCCGCTAATTTTCAGTGGAAAACAGGTTTTTGTAGCTTAAATGGCTTATTTCTATATATCTGAATGTCCAAACGGTGCATGTGAAGGTGTAGTTTCAAACAGAAGCAATTTTTCCTTAAGTAGCTTTGGTTTCGGGATTTGGCTCACTTTGAAAAAAGAATCTCCTCAGATACAAGCAGGACCCTTGTGCTGCTAGCAACTAATTTTTATTTCAAAAGCTACAATACATATAACAAGCATAGAACATGGCAAGCTTAGAAACACACAAGCACAAAGCGAAAGTCTCCTGTTCCATTGCTTGTGCTGTTTTCAATTTTAAATGAAAACCAACTAGCATAGCTTTGAAGTCTCTAGCTTAGTGTTACTGCCTTACCATTACAGTTAATGCCCCATCCAAGCGGTAACTGTACCTGCAATTCTGAGACGCATATTCGAACTTAATACCTGACACGAGTGGAAGTGGTACCGATATAATGTAACATTGTACTAAAACACACACTTGCCGTTTCTGACCACACTACGCATTGTCTAGAGCAGAGTTGAAGTTGCCTAAGGTTGAAGGATTAGGGCAGAATACTTAAAAGGGCCATGCCGAAGTGCTCGGGCATGCAGTGCCACATACTTGAACAGTTGCCATTGGTGCTGAAATCTGCTAAGGAGAGGGTAACAGCTCACCTGTGAAACCGACTCACCTGCTAAAGCAAATACTCTTAATTATGAATGTCTATTACCAGCTGCTGCTGCATGGTGTTGGCTTGTCAAGTGACCTGTGTTTTTGAAGGTTTCAGTTAGTATGAGCCTGTCTGGCCAAGTGTGAGCCCCCTGATGCTGACATTTGCATGACGCCCTGTTGTTGCCCATGTGCTGCAGTGCAAACAGTACTCCTCAAGTACCAACATTGCAGATTGTTTCCACGGGCACCAGCTGATGTTGAGTCTTCCAATGTTTTTCCCACATCATCTTTCACAGTATATTTTTATTTGATACGGCAATGCAGGTTTTAACTTGTCTTTGAATGGCATGTCCCGGTCATGTTTATACGACCTGTCTCTCAGTCGTGTGCCACATGCATGGAGTACCTGTAGTAATGCCCTAGACCAAAGTGGTCAACATAGCACTGCAAGAAAGATGAAAAATGGTGATTAAGTTTTTGTCAGTAACAAGTAACACATGGAAAATGAACTGGCGTACGTTCCGGGCTAATTACATTGTGTGCTTGTCCCATAGACTGTGGCCCTGTAGCCAGACACAAGCCAAGAGAGCTAAACATGCCAGCCCTTGGCACGGGCACGTTCCAAAggttctgttgaaggttgttctGTTCCGCACTGCTTCTGAAAGTGTCTTGCAGAGTGGCAACCAATCGGAAGGCACATGCCTAGGCATCAAATTCATGGAACCGCTGGTAGTTGGTGACCCCTTGCTGTGTGTCGCGATTGCTCCTGCGAGATGTTTTGGACAATCCGGGCTGTTTTTAACACTCTAAAATTGTGAGAAAAGTCTTGAATTCAGGCTTGATTAGACCTTCTTGTTTCAGTCTCCTTACATGCCTAGAAACAGCTGTTAGATGTTTCATGCCAAATTCACCCCAAAATACTATGTGCTAGATGGGCATTGGTATATAGTTTGCCATAACGATATGCACGCTTTTGTTTGGTTGGTTTCCCTCTCCAGTGCTCATCATGTGACGAGGTTGGGTAATTCTACACCAGCTGACAAATGCGTGAATTTTACCTGGGGCCTTGGGCTTAAATATTTCTTGCCTAGTGCTTACAGCAACATGGCGGGCTTCTTTTGTTTGCTGCTGATGGTCAGAACTAAGGCAGGCTGTACCACAACTCTGCAGGTGGGCTTTGCCGTAGCTGACAGCGTGACGGGGCTGAAGCTCCTCGAGGCTGGCGTGCACCGGGAAAATTTGGCCCTGCTGGCAATCCCGATGGTGCCCATTCAGATTATGCTGCCACTGATTATAAGCAAGCATACAGGTGGCCACAGGCCACTCGACGTGTTTTTCAAGGCCTATCCGTACAGGTATGGAAATCAGCATGAAGGGGCCTGCAGCTTTGCAGtgacctgctttctttctttatttttttttttaatttccaacTATTCTTACATAGCAGACTTTGTTGAATAAAAATGAAGCAGAATTTACTTCGTTCTTCCAGGGCTACAGAAGCATTTAGCTTTGTGTCCATGTGGTGCAGAGGGTCGTAATTTTTcaataaataagaaaaattcAAGAAGATTGGGTTTGTACAAATAGCGCTCAACTCTGTCACTGTTACTTCACTGAGTAGTAAGGAACCAAATTTAATGGTATTTCTTCCCTGTGACCTTCATCATATGCATGTGAGCAAAGTTAGTTTTGGCAGAAACAAACCAACGGATGAAATAACAAGCGAAATGGCGACAACACAAGCATGTGTGAGGGTCAAAGAGGAGAGGGTCAATCCAGCGATCCACTGCCAGTC contains the following coding sequences:
- the LOC119446278 gene encoding acetyl-coenzyme A transporter 1; this translates as METRKRPTSEHQNSTGDGTLATSGNPQLEDGWASGDGHHNDKDHVGGVREEWRSIALLLFLYVLQGIPLGLGSAVPLLLQNRHVSYKEQALFSFVTWPFSVKLLWAPIVDSLYSSRFGRRKSWLVPTQYAIGLSFFWLSSHVRFLLGDEEGSSETQPSVLMLTVIFLSLNFLAATQDIAVDGWALTMLSRRHVGYASTCNSVGQTAGYFLGNVVFLALESADFCNRYLRSEPRKDGIVNLDGFLYFWGIVFMVTTTLVALLKHERDATATDEDGHPDLDIAQTYKMALRIFHLPSVRTFCIFLFTCKVGFAVADSVTGLKLLEAGVHRENLALLAIPMVPIQIMLPLIISKHTGGHRPLDVFFKAYPYRLLLGVVFMVLLHWTYHVKNPDGTFPIYYYAIIVVVYAVHQVTVYSIFVSLMAFHARVSDPAIGGTYMTLLNTITNLGGNWPATLALWMVESLTFKSCVGAAQGWLHCSSKEDLDACSSQGGTCETTIDGYNIEMVLCIVLGFLWLLYARRRAHWLQSLPQSAWKCT